Proteins encoded by one window of Kribbella flavida DSM 17836:
- a CDS encoding YciI family protein, whose amino-acid sequence MRYVLLIWHGEEHSEPPEEIGAWPEHQAWLADLETRGLRQGGARLRPAATTKVQVRDGEILVSDGPYAETKDLIGGFVLIDCEHLDEALEVAAGHPFAKFGTVEVRPVWE is encoded by the coding sequence ATGAGGTACGTGCTGCTGATCTGGCACGGCGAGGAGCACTCGGAACCGCCGGAGGAAATCGGCGCCTGGCCGGAGCACCAGGCCTGGCTCGCCGACCTGGAGACGCGCGGCCTGCGCCAGGGCGGCGCCAGGCTGCGCCCCGCCGCCACGACGAAGGTGCAGGTGCGCGACGGCGAGATCCTGGTCTCCGACGGCCCGTACGCCGAGACCAAGGACCTGATCGGCGGCTTCGTGCTGATCGACTGCGAGCACCTCGACGAGGCGCTCGAGGTCGCCGCCGGGCACCCGTTCGCCAAGTTCGGCACCGTCGAGGTCCGGCCGGTGTGGGAGTGA